One Fusarium oxysporum f. sp. lycopersici 4287 chromosome 8, whole genome shotgun sequence genomic region harbors:
- a CDS encoding hypothetical protein (At least one base has a quality score < 10), translated as MADDSYRKEYPQQSRPEDTHSRPQSHYPPPPDTAQRPSDAPPSSMATSVTLPSIHDSRGYGPPPAAPGRGYPADPRYASPNAVNGYPPPGHQPPPGQPQQYLPPLQPQSDPRSSAYPPPPPDQRGGYYDDRRPPYGQEAYSTDPYYAYYRGQPPPPGPPPPNGHPGYRHIPAGVYEYPPVGHGSAPPLTQAAPRQRTSIACRYCRKRKIRCSGYQSAPGGKCQNCARMNQECIFQPVSSSSSTAFIPVSALPGGVPPGTQLFGAYGQPLAPGTVPAPPPPHAAYQHSSAPPPPGNYYAPVQSPTESFSSYGEARTDDGSQLAGRRRRRTSEEQDEGYRLPPPRSAVDEDPRRRSPAEFSNHSSPGGVGYPPYQGARQSPRNPTSGSLPQAATTGSYAASAPGGRSPTGQNGSSDKSDIDKTMIDRLNRPAPGQPGARRDVSR; from the exons ATGGCCGACGACAGCTACCGAAAAGAGTATCCCCAGCAGAGCCGCCCAGAAGACACGCACTCTCGACCCCAGTCACATTATCCCCCTCCGCCGGATACCGCCCAGCGGCCCTCCGACGCTCCTCCATCCAGCATGGCTACATCAGTTACTTTGCCCTCCATACACGACTCCCGCGGTTACGGCCCGCCGCCTGCAGCTCCGGGACGTGGCTATCCTGCCGACCCGCGATACGCATCTCCCAATGCCGTCAATGGCTACCCTCCTCCCGGCCACCAGCCTCCGCCCGGTCAACCTCAACAGTACCTTCCGCCTTTGCAGCCGCAATCTGATCCCCGATCTTCGGCCTAtcctcctccgccgccgGACCAACGAGGTGGTTACTACGATGACCGCCGTCCACCATACGGGCAAGAGGCGTATAGCACGGATCCCTACTATGCCTACTACCGCGGacaacctcctcctccaggaCCTCCACCGCCAAATGGCCACCCAGGCTACCGTCACATTCCTGCCGGCGTTTATGAATACCCCCCAGTCGGACATGGCAGTGCGCCTCCTCTGACACAGGCAGCCCCGCGACAACGAACATCAATTGCTTGCAGATATTGCCGGAAGAGAAAG ATCCGCTGCAGCGGCTACCAGAGCGCCCCCGGTGGCAAATGCCAGAACTGCGCCCGTATGAACCAAGAATGTATCTTTCAGCCCGtatcttcttcaagctcgaCAGCTTTTATCCCCGTGTCAGCGCTCCCAGGAGGTGTACCTCCGGGTACTCAACTCTTCGGTGCCTATGGGCAACCACTGGCACCAGGCACAGTCCCAGCACCTCCACCACCCCATGCTGCTTATCAGCATTCTAGtgcccctccccctcctgGGAACTACTACGCGCCTGTCCAGTCACCCACAGAATCCTTTTCGTCTTATGGCGAAGCGAGAACCGATGACGGCAGCCAGCTTGCAGGGCGACGACGTCGCAGGACGTCAGAAGAACAGGATGAAGGCTATAGACTGCCTCCTCCACGAAGTGCTGTGGATGAAGACCCGCGCAGAAGGTCTCCAGCAGAATTTTCAAACCACAGCAGCCCAGGTGGAGTGGGGTACCCTCCGTATCAAGGTGCAAGACAGAGCCCACGAAACCCAACGAGCGGCAGTTTGCCTCAAGCTGCAACAACTGGTAGTTATGCAGCTTCTGCACCCGGCGGTCGTTCCCCGACAGGCCAAAATGGGTCAAGTG ATAAAAGCGATATCGACAAGACTATGATTGACAGGCTCAACCGACCTGCACCTGGTCAGCCTGGCGCACGACGAGATGTCAGCCGCTAA
- a CDS encoding hypothetical protein (At least one base has a quality score < 10) produces MADDSYRKEYPQQSRPEDTHSRPQSHYPPPPDTAQRPSDAPPSSMATSVTLPSIHDSRGYGPPPAAPGRGYPADPRYASPNAVNGYPPPGHQPPPGQPQQYLPPLQPQSDPRSSAYPPPPPDQRGGYYDDRRPPYGQEAYSTDPYYAYYRGQPPPPGPPPPNGHPGYRHIPAGVYEYPPVGHGSAPPLTQAAPRQRTSIACRYCRKRKIRCSGYQSAPGGKCQNCARMNQECIFQPVSSSSSTAFIPVSALPGGVPPGTQLFGAYGQPLAPGTVPAPPPPHAAYQHSSAPPPPGNYYAPVQSPTESFSSYGEARTDDGSQLAGRRRRRTSEEQDEGYRLPPPRSAVDEDPRRRSPAEFSNHSSPGGVGYPPYQGARQSPRNPTSGSLPQAATTGSYAASAPGGRSPTGQNGSSGASTPARQGQQSQGGNASIMSLSNLVDKSDIDKTMIDRLNRPAPGQPGARRDVSR; encoded by the exons ATGGCCGACGACAGCTACCGAAAAGAGTATCCCCAGCAGAGCCGCCCAGAAGACACGCACTCTCGACCCCAGTCACATTATCCCCCTCCGCCGGATACCGCCCAGCGGCCCTCCGACGCTCCTCCATCCAGCATGGCTACATCAGTTACTTTGCCCTCCATACACGACTCCCGCGGTTACGGCCCGCCGCCTGCAGCTCCGGGACGTGGCTATCCTGCCGACCCGCGATACGCATCTCCCAATGCCGTCAATGGCTACCCTCCTCCCGGCCACCAGCCTCCGCCCGGTCAACCTCAACAGTACCTTCCGCCTTTGCAGCCGCAATCTGATCCCCGATCTTCGGCCTAtcctcctccgccgccgGACCAACGAGGTGGTTACTACGATGACCGCCGTCCACCATACGGGCAAGAGGCGTATAGCACGGATCCCTACTATGCCTACTACCGCGGacaacctcctcctccaggaCCTCCACCGCCAAATGGCCACCCAGGCTACCGTCACATTCCTGCCGGCGTTTATGAATACCCCCCAGTCGGACATGGCAGTGCGCCTCCTCTGACACAGGCAGCCCCGCGACAACGAACATCAATTGCTTGCAGATATTGCCGGAAGAGAAAG ATCCGCTGCAGCGGCTACCAGAGCGCCCCCGGTGGCAAATGCCAGAACTGCGCCCGTATGAACCAAGAATGTATCTTTCAGCCCGtatcttcttcaagctcgaCAGCTTTTATCCCCGTGTCAGCGCTCCCAGGAGGTGTACCTCCGGGTACTCAACTCTTCGGTGCCTATGGGCAACCACTGGCACCAGGCACAGTCCCAGCACCTCCACCACCCCATGCTGCTTATCAGCATTCTAGtgcccctccccctcctgGGAACTACTACGCGCCTGTCCAGTCACCCACAGAATCCTTTTCGTCTTATGGCGAAGCGAGAACCGATGACGGCAGCCAGCTTGCAGGGCGACGACGTCGCAGGACGTCAGAAGAACAGGATGAAGGCTATAGACTGCCTCCTCCACGAAGTGCTGTGGATGAAGACCCGCGCAGAAGGTCTCCAGCAGAATTTTCAAACCACAGCAGCCCAGGTGGAGTGGGGTACCCTCCGTATCAAGGTGCAAGACAGAGCCCACGAAACCCAACGAGCGGCAGTTTGCCTCAAGCTGCAACAACTGGTAGTTATGCAGCTTCTGCACCCGGCGGTCGTTCCCCGACAGGCCAAAATGGGTCAAGTGGTGCGTCCACCCCTGCGAGACAGGGACAGCAGTCCCAAGGAGGAAATGCATCGATCATGAGTCTGAGCAATTTGGTAGATAAAAGCGATATCGACAAGACTATGATTGACAGGCTCAACCGACCTGCACCTGGTCAGCCTGGCGCACGACGAGATGTCAGCCGCTAA